A window of Ignavibacterium sp. contains these coding sequences:
- a CDS encoding TonB-dependent receptor: METFKKLFLLSAIFLFFSVSFAQVNDSIKSFRLSEVVVTATRTSGNTLELANSISVIDSIEIASKNVSNLSDLLNNEYGLSLTSQGGPGTLTNVYMRGSNTNYVLVLIDGVELNLNNDPGGVFDFSSFPVDNIERIEILRGPQSTLYGADAMAGVINIITKKGFGKPALSLNASGGSYKTYRLNALSNGSFDKLNYSISLSRNGSDGFSVANEKYGNNEKDGYLKDQVISNIGFNFSDKIKNDLFFRFIKAKSDLDQSGKLGDDPTFVYNLEELNLSNETRINLFEDKWNQKLSLSFLRNVRKYKFDETLNNPASSRSLYDGRKYKIDWQNNIQLSENNLLSIGADFQYDEALSEYLYFSSFNYESLFPKVNSKIFGGYILEQIKIGESFFTSAGIRVDKHDKFGTSLTYQIAPAIIFWESGTKVKATFGTGYKAPSLFYLYDPAFGNSELKPEKSFGVDFGFEQYFWKENFSFGTTFFVNYFREMFGFDPNTFKTININKAQTSGIEFFTQFKPLDNFYLKANYTFTKAFDKSEGVTAEDEPLLRRPEHKAGLFASYDFNTKINSSIEAIYVGKRFDKDFSLFPAERVTLNSYLLLNLAASYKVTDFLQLFGRIENILNKEYEEVFGYGTPGISFYAGLSLNPFAAF; encoded by the coding sequence ATGGAAACATTCAAAAAACTTTTTTTGCTCTCTGCAATTTTTCTTTTCTTTTCTGTATCATTTGCACAAGTGAATGATTCAATTAAATCCTTTCGCTTATCTGAAGTTGTTGTAACTGCAACCAGAACTTCGGGTAACACTTTAGAGCTGGCAAATTCAATATCAGTTATTGACTCAATTGAAATAGCATCAAAAAATGTCAGCAATCTTTCCGACTTACTAAATAATGAATATGGCTTAAGTTTAACTTCTCAAGGCGGACCAGGAACTTTGACTAATGTTTACATGCGTGGAAGTAATACAAATTATGTTTTGGTTCTAATAGATGGAGTTGAGTTAAATCTTAACAACGATCCGGGTGGAGTTTTTGATTTTTCTTCTTTCCCTGTTGACAACATCGAAAGAATAGAAATTCTCAGAGGACCACAATCAACTCTTTATGGCGCTGATGCAATGGCTGGCGTAATTAATATTATAACTAAAAAAGGTTTTGGCAAACCTGCCTTGTCGCTTAATGCTTCAGGTGGTTCATACAAGACATACAGATTAAATGCTTTATCAAATGGTTCGTTTGACAAATTAAATTACTCAATTTCACTAAGCAGAAATGGTAGTGATGGATTTTCTGTAGCGAATGAAAAATATGGGAATAACGAGAAGGACGGCTATCTTAAAGATCAGGTCATTTCGAATATAGGTTTTAATTTTTCTGATAAGATAAAAAATGATCTTTTCTTCAGATTCATAAAAGCAAAATCTGATCTTGATCAATCAGGTAAACTGGGTGATGATCCGACTTTCGTTTACAACTTAGAGGAACTGAATCTGAGTAATGAAACCAGAATAAATTTATTCGAAGATAAATGGAATCAAAAACTGAGTCTTTCCTTTTTAAGAAATGTACGTAAATACAAATTTGATGAAACATTGAATAATCCGGCCTCATCAAGAAGTCTTTATGATGGACGAAAATATAAAATCGACTGGCAGAACAATATTCAGTTATCCGAGAATAATCTGCTATCAATTGGCGCTGATTTTCAATATGACGAAGCTTTATCTGAATACCTGTATTTCTCTTCATTTAATTATGAAAGTCTCTTCCCAAAGGTTAACAGTAAAATCTTTGGTGGTTACATTCTTGAACAGATTAAAATCGGAGAATCATTTTTCACTTCAGCCGGAATCAGAGTTGATAAGCATGATAAATTCGGAACATCACTAACATATCAAATTGCGCCTGCAATTATCTTTTGGGAAAGCGGAACAAAAGTTAAAGCCACTTTTGGCACAGGATATAAGGCACCATCACTGTTTTATTTATACGACCCGGCTTTCGGAAATAGTGAGTTAAAACCTGAAAAAAGTTTCGGAGTTGATTTTGGATTTGAGCAATACTTCTGGAAAGAAAATTTTTCATTTGGTACTACTTTCTTTGTTAATTATTTCAGGGAAATGTTTGGATTTGATCCTAATACATTCAAAACGATTAACATCAACAAAGCTCAGACTAGTGGAATTGAATTCTTTACCCAATTCAAACCATTGGATAATTTTTATTTGAAAGCAAATTATACTTTCACAAAAGCTTTCGACAAATCAGAAGGTGTTACTGCTGAGGATGAACCTTTATTGCGAAGACCTGAACACAAAGCCGGATTATTTGCAAGCTATGATTTCAACACAAAAATTAACTCTTCCATTGAAGCTATTTATGTTGGGAAAAGATTTGACAAAGATTTCAGCTTATTCCCTGCTGAAAGAGTTACCTTAAATTCTTATTTACTATTAAACTTAGCGGCAAGCTACAAGGTCACGGATTTTCTACAATTGTTCGGTCGCATCGAAAATATTCTGAATAAAGAATACGAAGAGGTATTTGGTTACGGAACGCCGGGAATTTCATTTTATGCTGGTTTAAGTCTTAATCCTTTTGCAGCATTTTGA